One Prosthecobacter sp. DNA segment encodes these proteins:
- a CDS encoding Ig-like domain-containing protein, producing the protein MLASANFVRAEVNHHAEADQLIAEAARLAPAAQAVEMGFGAVSPAQYATMGNWSAIIPWSPHIPVSAALLPNGRLLTYASNQRTTFPDGPQFTYAAVWDPATGLFTEFNNGRHDMFCGGLALLQDGRLLVNGGNGILGTNALASLFDWRTNAWTAAQSMPDGRWYNTSVALPNGEVFTASGNGGGSGTGTTDQWNASSGWRRMSGVNWQSVVNAPIPNANEPNWHPFLLVAPDGRLAHFGPHHALNWISTSGTGSLTPAGATLPGTHYPKQGAWAMYDIGKVLVAGGLQAIDNGTVVNKAFTVNLNGTTPVVAPTAAMANARSFSNSVILPNGEVMVVGGTFVGAFGSDAGTIYTPEIWNPTTGQWRAVADAAVPRNYHSLAMLLPDGRVWSGGGGLYGETPADHRDAQIFTPPQLFNADGSAAARPQITAAPDRIGPGTVFTVNASPGVQYFSFIRMSSLTHSVSTDLRHLRFTHSVTSPGVYALNAPASINVLTPGYWMMFGVDANGVWSVSRIVQVTNATLPVVTNPGQQVIQQNSAASLQINASASGGTLSYSATGLPGGLAINAASGLISGNVTAVPGTYRSTVLVSAAGQVTSVSFDWIVVLANLGSGQIMREWWTQISGTTVASLTGNNAYPADSEGRDLLGSFATPQNWDDETGQRVRGFLHAPVTGQYRLFISSDDQSSLLLSTDANPLNAVQIASQQDYTPPQTWTWYPQQTSALITLQAGGRYYIEAIVKDGNGDDHLDVGWQKPGDTATTVIAGTYLSPYLPVQNPAIFWSFEEAAWNGTAGEVKASDQGIYRYGGAASNGASPTATSPALAGNPGTGRNAVFNGTSQSVVVPYNAALNPSDVTIATWVRMDGAVGAERCILASRETVGATIRGYGLWISSAGNWQWRTGAATAALNGPAVAAGQWTHIAATFRTTNATTRTGIRRLFVNGILAAEDSGVYLINASKPLVFGAADSPGTAFFAGAIDEVTLHHAPLSQADIIVLRDLRHATSQGPANQSPQMTNPGSRSTIIGAVVSLPVIASDPENNPLTFSATGLPTGLTISINSGIISGTVTTAGTFNATVTVSDGLSSPASVSFVWTVTNGLTLQSLASAPKPSGAAQTYTAQATNAVNPRFKWSFGDGTPETAWSPSTTVSHTFANPGRYLVTLSATDDTGITVTQSFYQAVHAALTTRKPNTSSSIAFQDLATGNDRIWCVNPDNNSVSAFDVVTNARHTELTVGTSPRALAFAPDGRLWVTNLENATISIINTTSPNVAVTVSLPRGSRPYGLVFDPAGTAAWVALEGTGRVLKLNPSTGAQLATIDAGGQVRHLSISADGARVYASRFITPRVTGENTATPVLTGAGGQVVVIGTAALAVQRTILLNPSTAIDSETSARGLPNYLGAAVISPDGLSAWVPSKQDNIQRGMLRDAKPLNHEDTLRAIVSRLDLTAQAEHLPSRVDIDNAGMPSAAAYDPWGIYVFTALEASREVVILDAWTRQEILRFPTGRAPQGVTLSPDGNTLYVQNFMDRTITVHDVRSILQGGSAAPVTLATLNAITTEKLTAQVLQGKKLFYDAKDTRLAQQEYLSCATCHNDGGHDGRVWDITGFGEGLRNTITLKGHANHGMLHWTGNFDEVHDFEGQIRALAGGSGLMTDAQFNTGTRNQPLGDPKAGVSADLDALAAYVKSLTTNGSSPGRASDGSLTADAVTGQQIFRAQNCASCHSGANFTNSALNVFANVGTLKSASGTRLGAPLTGLDVPTLRGVWATAPYLHDGSAATLAEAVRAHQGVLLTDAQISQVVSFLSQIDDAPVSAPAPLNIVIATASSTVTTTFPVTGALSEAATGFTVSDISVTGGSISGFILSGTTFSFNVTPTASVLRIEILANVMTDSTGLGNMASNVLNLINGSSDVTKPVLTLATASSSVSSAFTVSVNASETVTGLTVGDFTVTNGTASNVSGSGAAYTVMITPAVAGSVSVLLPAGTVADAASNTNTASNTLAVTFTPAPTPQIVKIQAEDFDEGGEGVAYHDTEPANIGQESSGLVYRNSGVDIEPSEDTDGTPSIGWIVAGEWLRYTTTLASGTYDLNVRMATVFAGPSKMRVLINGTLVTTIDVTSTGGWSAWSTFKVSGINVPSSGPATVRVEFPDGSVNFNWMEFVNTISTPDTTRPSVALSTSATSVSTPFTVNAAFSETVTGVALNDFTVTNGTASALTGSGSAYSVTITPAVNGAVTVSMPAGAATDVAGNTSLVSNSLSVNYTAPVIPAPAVVLSTVSTSVTTPFTVNTTFSQTVTGVALADFTVTNGTASALGGSGSAYTVVITPVSAGTVTVRLPAGAAVNGTGQVSTISNLLSVNYAPADTSLPTVMLTTSTTSVTTAFVVTASFSESVSGLLASEFTVTNGTVTALSSAGAVWSATLTPTVAGNVTVKLPVNMAQDAAGNGNTASNTLTVNYAPPVTTSGLTADYYTGKNFGQLVLSRVDPNIDFTWSATPAAGVPADGFSVRWQGSIVPTSSGVFDFVTRSDDGVRLWLNGALVIDNWTDHGETWDYATLTLTAGVPVTVKMEFYENTGGAMARLFWDGPGANFVAIPQTALRPLSGGGGSGSVAPLASTTASSTSDADGVEDALERALGTSTISGVNYPGEGLQLVTRNQNAIDATLLRPSGQNGVTFVLESTDDLVRWSSLAVAPAIVNLGNGWERLTWFNLQVLPGQSLVRGILRLRVTQNGGATAVTAPLAWQQVPLRAGTQSLGINVMKAALYTGSVASSDSSSLVLREQSAVAAALDPARTYYVEIISGPHAGHRLDLRGITAAACDVATDSPNTTTTLAEVDWAAARVQVRPHLTLGTVFIPALFKAANVALSADQVLFHTSAGYVTCWLYGGGGEPRWVLNGDATLTSVNDTIIPPGTGLMLQLASTAPAPLLITGSVRTTPFARVLPGGYSLFANPWPLDTTPARAGLTSGTFVASTSFATADQLQLWKGDATAAATGYLGYWLFQMPGQLGPIWVSTSAATFSSQNNATLLKSGRATFIKAQTKANRPVWIIPAP; encoded by the coding sequence TTGCTGGCCTCAGCCAACTTCGTACGGGCGGAGGTGAATCATCATGCGGAGGCGGATCAGTTGATCGCGGAGGCCGCGCGGCTTGCTCCTGCGGCGCAGGCGGTGGAGATGGGCTTTGGAGCCGTTTCGCCTGCGCAATATGCCACGATGGGGAACTGGAGTGCGATCATACCGTGGTCTCCTCACATTCCGGTGTCGGCGGCCTTGCTGCCGAACGGACGGCTGCTGACGTACGCATCGAATCAACGCACCACCTTTCCTGACGGGCCGCAGTTCACCTATGCGGCGGTGTGGGATCCGGCCACCGGCTTGTTCACGGAATTCAACAACGGCCGTCACGACATGTTCTGCGGCGGACTGGCGCTGCTACAGGACGGACGGCTGCTGGTGAACGGTGGCAATGGTATTCTCGGCACCAATGCACTGGCGAGCCTGTTCGACTGGCGTACGAATGCATGGACGGCGGCGCAGAGCATGCCGGATGGCCGTTGGTACAACACCAGCGTCGCACTGCCCAATGGTGAAGTATTTACCGCCAGTGGCAACGGCGGCGGCAGCGGCACCGGCACCACTGATCAATGGAACGCGAGTTCGGGGTGGCGGCGGATGAGCGGCGTCAACTGGCAGAGCGTGGTAAACGCGCCGATTCCGAATGCGAACGAGCCGAACTGGCATCCCTTCCTGCTGGTGGCTCCCGATGGTCGCCTCGCTCACTTCGGGCCGCACCACGCGCTGAACTGGATCAGTACCAGCGGCACCGGATCGCTCACCCCCGCCGGAGCCACACTGCCAGGCACGCATTATCCCAAGCAGGGCGCATGGGCGATGTATGATATCGGCAAAGTGCTCGTGGCAGGAGGCTTGCAGGCCATCGACAACGGTACGGTGGTGAACAAGGCCTTCACGGTCAATTTGAACGGCACCACACCGGTTGTGGCACCCACGGCTGCGATGGCGAACGCGCGTTCATTCTCGAACTCAGTCATACTGCCCAATGGCGAGGTCATGGTGGTCGGCGGTACGTTTGTCGGCGCGTTCGGCAGTGATGCGGGTACGATCTACACGCCGGAAATCTGGAATCCCACGACCGGGCAATGGCGTGCAGTGGCAGATGCGGCGGTGCCGCGCAATTACCATTCGCTCGCGATGCTGCTGCCGGATGGCCGCGTGTGGTCGGGCGGCGGTGGTCTGTATGGAGAAACCCCTGCTGATCATCGGGACGCGCAGATTTTCACGCCGCCGCAGTTGTTCAATGCGGATGGCAGTGCCGCAGCGCGTCCGCAGATCACCGCTGCGCCTGATCGTATCGGTCCGGGCACAGTTTTCACAGTGAACGCCTCGCCGGGCGTGCAGTACTTCAGTTTCATCCGCATGTCTTCGCTCACGCACTCGGTGAGCACCGATCTGCGGCATTTGCGCTTCACACATAGCGTCACCTCGCCAGGTGTGTATGCGTTGAACGCTCCTGCGAGCATCAATGTGCTCACGCCGGGCTATTGGATGATGTTTGGCGTGGATGCGAACGGCGTGTGGTCGGTGTCGCGCATTGTTCAGGTCACGAACGCCACGTTGCCGGTGGTGACGAACCCAGGACAGCAGGTCATCCAGCAAAACAGTGCGGCGTCGCTTCAAATCAACGCCAGCGCCAGCGGCGGCACGCTGAGTTATTCCGCCACCGGGTTGCCCGGCGGTCTCGCGATCAATGCCGCGAGCGGTTTGATCTCCGGCAACGTCACCGCCGTGCCTGGAACGTATCGCAGCACAGTGCTTGTTTCCGCCGCAGGCCAGGTGACCTCGGTATCCTTCGACTGGATCGTGGTTCTGGCGAATCTCGGCAGCGGCCAGATCATGCGCGAGTGGTGGACGCAGATCAGCGGCACCACCGTTGCCAGCCTCACGGGAAACAACGCCTATCCTGCGGATTCAGAGGGCCGTGATTTGCTGGGTTCGTTTGCAACGCCGCAGAACTGGGATGATGAAACAGGCCAGCGCGTGCGCGGTTTTTTGCATGCGCCGGTCACCGGGCAGTATCGGCTTTTTATCAGCAGCGATGATCAGTCGAGTTTGTTGCTGAGCACCGATGCCAATCCGCTCAATGCGGTTCAAATCGCCAGCCAGCAGGATTACACACCGCCGCAGACCTGGACGTGGTATCCGCAGCAAACATCCGCGTTGATCACACTCCAAGCCGGTGGCCGCTATTACATCGAGGCGATCGTGAAGGATGGTAATGGCGATGATCATCTCGACGTCGGCTGGCAGAAGCCGGGCGATACCGCGACCACAGTCATCGCTGGAACTTATTTGTCGCCGTATTTGCCGGTGCAGAATCCTGCCATCTTCTGGAGCTTCGAGGAGGCGGCCTGGAACGGAACGGCAGGCGAGGTGAAAGCGTCGGATCAAGGCATTTATCGCTATGGTGGTGCCGCCAGCAACGGTGCCAGCCCCACGGCGACGAGTCCGGCGCTGGCCGGCAATCCGGGCACGGGCCGCAACGCCGTGTTCAACGGCACTTCGCAAAGCGTGGTGGTGCCTTACAACGCGGCATTGAACCCAAGTGACGTCACCATCGCCACCTGGGTGCGCATGGATGGAGCCGTTGGTGCAGAGCGTTGCATTCTCGCCTCGCGCGAGACCGTCGGCGCCACCATCCGTGGCTATGGCCTGTGGATCAGCAGCGCTGGAAACTGGCAATGGCGCACCGGAGCCGCCACGGCTGCTCTTAACGGTCCTGCGGTGGCTGCGGGGCAATGGACGCACATTGCCGCCACGTTTCGTACGACCAATGCCACCACGCGCACCGGCATCCGCAGGCTGTTTGTGAATGGCATCCTGGCTGCCGAGGACAGCGGTGTTTATCTGATCAATGCGTCCAAGCCGCTGGTCTTCGGTGCGGCGGACAGTCCTGGCACGGCGTTCTTCGCAGGCGCGATCGATGAGGTCACGCTGCATCACGCACCGCTGTCGCAGGCCGACATCATCGTCCTGCGCGATCTGCGGCATGCCACAAGCCAGGGGCCGGCCAACCAGTCGCCGCAGATGACGAATCCAGGCAGTCGGAGCACGATCATCGGCGCGGTGGTGTCACTTCCGGTCATCGCCAGTGATCCTGAGAACAATCCACTGACGTTCAGCGCCACCGGATTGCCCACAGGGCTCACTATTTCGATCAATTCAGGCATCATCTCCGGTACCGTGACCACCGCGGGCACTTTCAATGCCACGGTGACCGTCAGCGACGGACTCAGTTCACCCGCGAGCGTGTCATTCGTCTGGACCGTGACGAACGGCCTCACACTCCAGTCGCTCGCGTCGGCTCCGAAACCTTCGGGTGCCGCGCAGACCTACACCGCGCAGGCAACGAACGCGGTCAACCCGCGTTTCAAATGGAGCTTTGGCGATGGCACACCGGAAACTGCGTGGTCGCCCAGCACGACCGTTTCACACACGTTTGCGAATCCGGGACGCTATCTGGTCACGCTGTCCGCCACCGATGACACGGGCATCACTGTCACCCAATCGTTCTATCAGGCGGTGCATGCCGCGTTGACGACACGCAAGCCCAACACCTCGTCCAGCATCGCGTTTCAAGATCTCGCCACCGGCAATGATCGCATCTGGTGCGTCAATCCTGACAACAACAGCGTCTCCGCCTTTGATGTCGTCACGAATGCTCGTCACACCGAACTCACGGTCGGCACTTCACCGCGCGCGCTGGCGTTTGCACCGGACGGCAGACTGTGGGTGACGAATCTGGAGAACGCCACGATCAGCATCATCAACACCACTTCTCCCAATGTCGCCGTGACGGTTTCTCTGCCGCGAGGATCACGTCCCTATGGCCTTGTTTTCGATCCGGCGGGCACGGCGGCATGGGTGGCGCTGGAAGGCACCGGGCGGGTGCTCAAACTGAATCCAAGCACAGGGGCGCAACTCGCGACCATTGATGCCGGCGGTCAGGTGCGGCATCTTTCCATCTCGGCCGATGGCGCGCGTGTTTATGCCTCACGTTTCATCACACCGCGTGTCACAGGTGAAAATACAGCGACACCCGTTTTGACCGGGGCAGGGGGGCAGGTGGTGGTCATCGGCACGGCGGCGCTTGCCGTGCAGCGTACGATCCTGCTGAATCCCAGCACGGCGATCGACAGCGAGACTTCCGCACGTGGTCTGCCGAATTATCTCGGCGCTGCCGTCATCTCGCCGGACGGTTTGTCCGCCTGGGTACCGTCCAAGCAGGACAACATCCAGCGCGGCATGCTGCGTGACGCGAAACCGCTCAATCACGAGGACACACTGCGAGCCATCGTCTCACGCCTTGATCTCACCGCGCAGGCCGAGCATCTCCCGTCACGCGTGGACATCGACAACGCGGGCATGCCTTCCGCCGCCGCCTACGATCCGTGGGGCATCTACGTCTTCACTGCGCTCGAAGCCAGTCGCGAGGTTGTGATTCTCGATGCCTGGACGCGGCAGGAAATCCTGCGCTTCCCCACCGGTCGTGCGCCGCAGGGGGTGACGCTTTCCCCGGATGGGAACACGCTTTACGTGCAGAACTTCATGGACCGCACGATCACCGTGCATGATGTGCGCAGCATTCTTCAAGGCGGTTCCGCCGCGCCGGTCACGCTCGCCACGCTGAACGCCATCACCACGGAAAAGCTCACCGCGCAGGTCTTGCAGGGCAAAAAACTGTTCTATGACGCCAAGGACACGCGTCTCGCGCAACAGGAATACCTGAGCTGCGCCACCTGCCACAACGACGGCGGTCACGATGGCCGCGTGTGGGACATCACCGGCTTCGGTGAAGGTTTGCGCAACACCATCACGCTCAAAGGCCATGCGAATCACGGCATGCTGCACTGGACCGGCAATTTCGACGAGGTGCATGACTTCGAAGGTCAGATCCGTGCGCTCGCAGGCGGTTCCGGTCTCATGACGGATGCCCAGTTCAACACCGGCACGCGCAACCAGCCGCTCGGCGATCCCAAAGCCGGTGTGAGCGCCGATCTCGATGCGCTCGCCGCGTATGTGAAGTCCCTGACCACGAATGGCAGCAGTCCCGGCCGCGCCAGTGACGGCAGCTTGACCGCGGACGCCGTGACGGGGCAGCAGATCTTCCGTGCGCAAAACTGCGCGTCCTGCCACAGCGGCGCAAACTTCACCAACAGCGCGCTGAATGTCTTCGCCAACGTCGGTACACTCAAATCTGCCAGCGGCACACGTCTTGGAGCACCTCTCACCGGCCTCGACGTGCCGACGCTGCGCGGCGTCTGGGCCACGGCCCCGTATTTGCATGATGGCTCCGCCGCTACGCTGGCAGAGGCCGTGCGTGCTCATCAGGGGGTGTTGCTGACCGATGCACAGATCTCTCAAGTCGTGTCCTTCCTCTCTCAGATTGACGACGCACCGGTGAGTGCTCCCGCGCCGTTGAACATCGTGATTGCCACGGCCAGCAGCACCGTCACCACCACCTTCCCGGTCACGGGGGCTCTGAGTGAGGCCGCCACCGGCTTCACCGTGTCAGATATCAGCGTCACCGGCGGCAGCATCAGCGGTTTCATCCTCTCCGGCACCACGTTCAGCTTCAATGTGACTCCCACCGCCTCGGTCCTGCGCATTGAGATCCTGGCGAATGTGATGACGGACTCCACCGGACTCGGCAACATGGCCTCCAACGTTCTCAACCTCATCAATGGCAGCAGCGATGTCACGAAACCGGTGCTCACTCTCGCCACCGCCAGCAGCAGCGTGAGTTCCGCCTTCACGGTGAGCGTCAACGCCAGCGAAACGGTCACGGGACTGACCGTCGGCGACTTCACTGTGACCAATGGCACGGCATCCAACGTCAGCGGCAGCGGTGCCGCCTACACCGTGATGATCACGCCGGCCGTCGCAGGCAGTGTCAGCGTTCTTCTGCCCGCTGGAACCGTGGCCGATGCGGCGAGCAACACGAACACGGCCTCCAACACGCTGGCCGTCACCTTCACTCCGGCACCGACGCCGCAGATCGTCAAAATTCAGGCCGAGGACTTCGATGAAGGCGGGGAAGGTGTCGCCTATCACGACACCGAGCCCGCGAACATCGGCCAGGAATCCTCCGGTCTCGTCTATCGCAATAGCGGAGTCGATATCGAGCCCTCGGAGGACACCGATGGCACGCCTTCCATCGGCTGGATCGTCGCCGGTGAATGGCTGCGCTACACCACCACCCTCGCTTCAGGCACCTATGATCTCAATGTCCGCATGGCCACCGTGTTCGCCGGTCCGTCCAAGATGCGTGTTTTGATCAATGGCACCCTTGTCACCACCATCGACGTCACCTCCACCGGCGGCTGGAGCGCCTGGAGTACCTTCAAGGTCTCCGGCATCAATGTGCCGTCTTCTGGCCCGGCCACCGTGCGTGTCGAGTTTCCGGACGGCTCCGTGAACTTCAACTGGATGGAGTTCGTCAACACCATCAGCACGCCGGACACCACCAGGCCGTCCGTGGCACTCAGCACATCCGCCACCAGCGTGAGCACACCGTTCACCGTGAACGCCGCTTTCAGCGAAACGGTGACCGGTGTCGCCTTAAATGATTTCACCGTCACCAACGGCACGGCCTCGGCCCTCACTGGCAGCGGCTCCGCCTACAGTGTCACCATCACACCTGCGGTAAACGGAGCTGTCACCGTTTCAATGCCCGCCGGGGCTGCGACCGACGTAGCGGGCAATACCAGCCTCGTCTCAAACTCTTTGAGCGTGAATTACACCGCGCCGGTGATTCCCGCGCCTGCGGTGGTGCTCAGCACGGTTTCCACCAGCGTCACCACGCCGTTCACGGTAAACACCACCTTTAGTCAGACCGTCACCGGCGTCGCATTGGCGGACTTCACGGTCACCAACGGCACCGCCTCGGCCCTCGGCGGCAGCGGCTCCGCCTACACCGTCGTCATCACACCCGTGTCCGCTGGCACCGTCACCGTGCGCCTGCCCGCAGGGGCCGCCGTGAACGGTACCGGGCAGGTCAGCACCATCTCGAACTTGCTCTCGGTCAACTACGCGCCCGCCGACACCTCATTGCCCACGGTGATGCTGACCACATCGACAACGAGCGTCACCACCGCCTTTGTCGTCACCGCCAGCTTCAGCGAAAGTGTCTCCGGCCTTCTGGCTTCCGAGTTCACCGTCACCAACGGCACCGTCACCGCCCTGTCCTCCGCAGGCGCGGTCTGGTCCGCCACCCTCACGCCCACCGTGGCGGGCAATGTCACCGTCAAGCTTCCCGTCAACATGGCGCAGGACGCCGCAGGCAACGGCAACACCGCCTCCAACACCCTGACCGTGAACTATGCGCCGCCTGTCACGACGAGCGGCCTCACCGCCGACTACTACACCGGCAAAAACTTCGGGCAGCTCGTGCTCAGCCGCGTGGATCCGAACATCGACTTCACCTGGAGCGCTACTCCGGCCGCCGGCGTGCCTGCGGACGGCTTCAGCGTGCGCTGGCAGGGCAGCATCGTCCCGACCAGCAGCGGCGTGTTCGATTTCGTCACCCGCAGCGACGACGGCGTGCGCCTCTGGCTCAATGGCGCCCTCGTCATCGACAACTGGACCGACCACGGCGAGACGTGGGACTACGCCACGCTCACCCTCACTGCCGGCGTGCCCGTGACGGTGAAGATGGAGTTTTATGAAAACACCGGCGGTGCGATGGCACGCCTGTTCTGGGACGGCCCCGGCGCGAACTTCGTCGCCATTCCGCAGACCGCGTTGCGTCCGCTTTCCGGCGGTGGCGGTTCGGGTTCGGTCGCGCCGCTTGCCAGCACCACCGCTTCCTCGACCAGCGATGCCGATGGCGTCGAGGATGCCCTCGAGCGCGCGCTCGGCACCTCCACCATCAGCGGCGTCAACTATCCAGGCGAAGGCTTGCAGCTCGTCACACGCAATCAAAACGCCATCGACGCCACCTTGCTGCGGCCCTCGGGTCAAAACGGAGTCACCTTCGTGCTCGAAAGCACGGATGACCTCGTCCGCTGGTCCTCGCTCGCGGTGGCGCCCGCCATCGTCAATCTAGGCAACGGCTGGGAGCGTCTCACCTGGTTCAATCTTCAGGTGCTGCCGGGGCAGAGCCTCGTGCGTGGCATCCTCCGCCTGCGCGTCACCCAAAACGGCGGTGCCACCGCCGTCACCGCGCCGCTGGCGTGGCAGCAGGTGCCCTTGCGTGCGGGCACGCAGAGCCTTGGGATCAATGTGATGAAAGCGGCGCTCTACACCGGCTCCGTCGCCAGTTCGGACAGCAGCAGTCTTGTCCTCCGTGAGCAGAGCGCCGTCGCGGCGGCGCTGGATCCTGCCCGCACCTATTACGTGGAGATCATCAGCGGTCCGCACGCCGGGCACCGGCTTGATTTGCGCGGCATCACCGCCGCCGCCTGCGACGTCGCCACCGATTCTCCCAACACCACCACCACGCTGGCCGAGGTCGATTGGGCCGCCGCCCGCGTCCAGGTGCGCCCGCATCTCACGCTCGGCACGGTGTTCATCCCGGCCTTGTTCAAGGCGGCCAACGTCGCCCTCAGCGCCGATCAGGTGCTCTTCCACACCTCCGCAGGCTATGTTACCTGCTGGTTGTATGGCGGCGGCGGTGAACCGCGCTGGGTCTTGAACGGCGATGCCACGCTCACCAGCGTGAATGACACGATCATTCCGCCCGGCACCGGCCTCATGCTGCAACTCGCCAGCACCGCGCCCGCCCCCCTGCTCATCACCGGCAGCGTGCGCACCACGCCCTTCGCCCGCGTGTTGCCAGGCGGTTACAGCCTCTTCGCCAATCCCTGGCCGCTCGATACCACGCCCGCGCGGGCCGGGCTGACCTCCGGCACCTTCGTCGCCAGCACCTCCTTCGCCACCGCCGACCAGCTCCAGCTTTGGAAAGGGGATGCCACCGCCGCCGCCACCGGCTACCTCGGCTACTGGCTCTTCCAGATGCCCGGCCAGCTCGGTCCGATCTGGGTTTCCACCAGCGCCGCCACGTTCAGTTCACAAAACAACGCCACCCTCCTCAAGTCCGGCCGCGCCACCTTCATCAAAGCGCAGACCAAGGCGAACCGTCCCGTC
- a CDS encoding DNA gyrase/topoisomerase IV subunit A — MLPSAAPVEHKPVDTLYSDWFLDYASYVILERAVPHINDGLKPVHRRILHSMDELEDGRYNKVANVVGNTMKYHPHGDASIGDAMVQLGQKDLLIDTQGNWGNTLTGDNAAAPRYIEARLSKFALDVVFSPKVTEWAASYDGRNKEPVTLPVKFPLLLAQGVEGIAVGLSCRILPHNFIELCDASIATLRGEEFNLLPDFISGGIMDATDYNGGMRGGRIRVRAKIEEGAKKNMLVITEIPFGTTTGGLMDSIVAANEKGKIKIARVDDNTSDKVEIVVQLPSGTDTEQTIQALYAFTDCEISLSPNAVVIQDDKPRFYSVNELLKASAENTKKILGQELEILLGELNEKWHFSSLEKIFIENRIYRRIEECETWEAVMEAIWKGLKPHLILLKREVTNDDVARLTEIKIKRISKFNSFEADTQIRELEEEITQVQKFLKQLTKFTVAHFEQLKKSYGTGRERRTVISSFDRVAAAEVIVQSETLYLNAKEGFAGTGLKREGDSICKCSSLDDVIFFTREGSMSVTKAAPKFFVGKNPQYVNLFKKDDTAIYTMIYRDGRQGSLMAKRFRVGGITRDKEYALTKGTPGSAVLYFIRHETEEESNAQNVIVHLKPALYLRNLSIKFPFNSIAIKGRESQGNIITKHAVDRVVREPKNGETAS; from the coding sequence ATCCTGCCCTCCGCCGCCCCCGTAGAGCATAAGCCGGTGGACACGCTCTACAGCGACTGGTTTCTCGACTACGCCAGCTACGTCATCCTTGAACGTGCCGTCCCACACATCAATGACGGCTTGAAACCGGTGCATCGCCGCATCCTGCACAGCATGGACGAGCTGGAGGACGGCCGTTACAACAAGGTCGCCAACGTCGTCGGCAATACGATGAAGTACCACCCGCACGGTGACGCCTCCATCGGCGATGCCATGGTGCAGCTCGGCCAAAAAGACCTGTTGATCGACACGCAGGGCAACTGGGGCAATACCCTCACCGGTGACAACGCCGCCGCGCCACGCTACATCGAAGCACGGCTGTCCAAGTTCGCGCTGGATGTCGTCTTCAGCCCGAAAGTCACCGAATGGGCCGCCTCGTATGACGGCCGCAACAAGGAGCCGGTCACACTGCCGGTGAAATTTCCGCTGCTGCTTGCGCAGGGCGTCGAAGGCATCGCCGTGGGTCTTTCCTGCCGCATTCTGCCGCATAATTTCATCGAACTCTGCGATGCGAGCATCGCTACGCTGCGTGGTGAGGAGTTTAATCTGCTGCCAGACTTTATCAGCGGCGGCATCATGGACGCCACCGACTACAACGGCGGCATGCGCGGCGGGCGTATCCGCGTGCGGGCGAAGATCGAAGAAGGCGCGAAGAAAAACATGCTCGTCATCACCGAGATTCCGTTCGGCACCACCACGGGCGGTTTGATGGACAGCATTGTGGCCGCCAATGAGAAGGGCAAGATCAAGATCGCCCGCGTAGACGACAATACCTCCGACAAAGTCGAGATCGTCGTGCAACTTCCCTCCGGCACCGACACCGAGCAGACCATCCAGGCGCTCTACGCCTTCACCGATTGCGAAATCTCGCTGTCTCCGAACGCCGTCGTCATTCAGGACGACAAACCACGTTTCTACTCCGTCAACGAGCTGCTCAAGGCCAGCGCTGAGAACACCAAGAAGATCCTCGGCCAGGAACTCGAAATCCTGCTCGGCGAGCTAAATGAGAAATGGCACTTCAGCTCGCTTGAGAAGATTTTCATCGAGAACCGCATCTACCGCCGCATTGAAGAGTGTGAAACGTGGGAAGCGGTGATGGAAGCGATCTGGAAAGGCCTCAAACCGCACCTCATCCTGCTCAAACGCGAAGTCACCAACGACGACGTGGCCCGCCTCACCGAGATCAAGATCAAGCGCATCTCCAAGTTCAACAGCTTCGAAGCCGACACGCAGATACGTGAGTTGGAGGAGGAAATCACCCAGGTGCAGAAATTCCTCAAACAGCTCACGAAGTTCACCGTGGCGCACTTCGAGCAGTTGAAGAAATCCTACGGTACGGGCCGCGAGCGCCGCACCGTCATCAGCAGCTTCGACCGTGTCGCCGCCGCCGAAGTCATCGTGCAGAGCGAAACACTCTACCTCAACGCGAAGGAAGGCTTTGCCGGCACAGGCCTGAAACGCGAAGGGGACTCGATCTGCAAATGCTCCAGCCTCGACGATGTGATCTTCTTCACGCGTGAGGGCTCCATGAGCGTCACCAAGGCCGCGCCGAAGTTCTTCGTGGGCAAGAACCCGCAATACGTAAACCTCTTCAAGAAAGACGACACCGCCATCTATACCATGATCTACCGCGACGGCCGCCAAGGTAGCCTCATGGCGAAACGCTTCCGCGTCGGCGGCATCACCCGTGACAAAGAATACGCCCTCACCAAGGGCACGCCCGGCTCTGCCGTCCTGTATTTCATCCGCCACGAAACTGAGGAGGAGTCCAACGCTCAGAACGTCATCGTCCACCTCAAGCCCGCCCTCTACCTGCGCAATCTCTCGATCAAGTTCCCCTTCAACTCCATCGCCATCAAAGGCCGCGAGTCCCAGGGGAACATCATCACCAAACACGCTGTTGATCGTGTCGTGCGCGAACCGAAGAACGGCGAAACGGCTTCGTAA